A single genomic interval of Malania oleifera isolate guangnan ecotype guangnan chromosome 13, ASM2987363v1, whole genome shotgun sequence harbors:
- the LOC131146974 gene encoding uncharacterized protein LOC131146974: MSIICGLPLLECVYCLACARWAWKRCLHTAGYDSETWGLATTEEIEPIPRLCRYILAAYEDDLWHPLWEPPGGYGINPDWLLLKKNYEDTSGRAPPYILYLDHDHDDIVLAIKGLNFAKESDYAVLLDNKLGQRKFDGGYVHNGLLKAAAWVLDAECEGLRELVEKYTNYTLTFTGHSLGSGVAALLTVVVVQNRDRLGNIDRKRVRCYAIAPARCMSLNLAVRYADVINSVVLQDDFLPRTATPLEDVFKSLFCLPCILCLRCMRDTCIPEDKMLKDPRRLYAPGRLYHIVERKPFRMGKFPPVVRAAVPVDGRFEHIVLSCNATSDHAIICIEREAQRALDLMLEKDKITEIPPKQRMERQETLAREHSEEYKAALQRAVTLAVLHAYSPSLYGTFYQQEGEISSRSSGESSIGSSKKNKKEESWEELIERLFDKDDSGHLVLKKSHSDN; encoded by the exons ATGTCGATCATATGTGGCCTGCCTCTCCTTGAGTGTGTTTACTGCCTGGCATGTGCTCGCTGGGCATGGAAACGGTGTCTCCACACCGCAGGTTATGACAGTGAAACTTGGGGCCTTGCCACTACTGAAGAGATTGAACCCATCCCTCGCCTATGCCGCTACATTCTCGCTGCCTACGAAGATGATCTTTGGCACCCACTATGGGAACCTCCTGGAGGTTATGGAATTAATCCAGATTGGTTACTTCTcaaaaaaaattatgaagatACTAGTGGGCGAGCCCCTCCCTACATATTATATCTTGACCACGACCATGATGATATAGTTCTTGCCATTAAAGGCCTCAACTTTGCAAAAGAGAGTGATTATGCAGTTCTGCTGGATAATAAGCTAGGCCAAAGGAAATTTGACGGTGGCTATGTTCACAATGGGCTTTTGAAGGCAGCGGCATGGGTTTTGGATGCAGAATGTGAGGGTTTGAGGGAATTGGTGGAGAAGTACACAAATTATACTTTGACTTTCACTGGACATTCACTTGGATCGGGTGTGGCAGCATTATTGACCGTGGTGGTTGTGCAAAACCGGGATAGATTGGGTAATATTGACAGGAAGAGGGTCAGATGCTATGCTATTGCACCAGCCAGGTGTATGTCATTAAATTTGGCAGTGAGATACGCAGATGTAATCAATTCAGTTGTCCTTCAG GATGACTTCTTGCCCCGCACAGCTACACCATTGGAAGATGTATTCAAGTCACTTTTCTG TTTGCCATGCATATTATGTTTGAGGTGCATGAGGGATACATGCATACCAGAGGATAAGATGCTCAAAGATCCGAGGAGGCTATATGCACCCGGTCGCCTATATCACATAGTTGAGAGAAAGCCTTTCAG GATGGGCAAGTTTCCCCCTGTTGTGAGGGCAGCAGTGCCTGTAGATGGGAGGTTTGAGCACATTGTCCTTTCTTGTAATGCCACTTCTGACCATGCTATCATATGCATAGAGCGGGAAGCCCAGAGGGCTCTGGAT TTAATGCTTGAGAAGGATAAGATTACGGAAATTCCTCCAAAGCAACGGATGGAGCGACAGGAAACTTTAGCCAGAGAACACAGTGAGGAGTACAAGGCTGCACTACAGAGGGCTGTTACTCTGGCTGTGCTACATGCTTACTCACCTTCACTGTATGGCACTTTTTATCAGCAGGAGGGGGAGATTTCAAGCAGATCAAGTGGGGAATCCTCTATTGGCTCGTCtaagaaaaacaagaaggaaGAAAGTTGGGAAGAATTGATTGAACGTCTTTTTGACAAGGATGATTCAGGTCATTTGGTGCTCAAGAAATCACATAGTGATAATTGA